In Alkalihalobacillus sp. TS-13, the following are encoded in one genomic region:
- a CDS encoding isochorismate synthase MenF, with the protein MAVVKQHELLERLERAKQKAQMTRNKILVSHRIQVDTIDPLVVFKNGSSLYKGERSFWSDSNGKLSLVGIGEALRLDVDGEDRFSEIKKQWKEIVDHQLDDYDTTYVYGTGPMLLGGFSFDTLKDKTPLWTNYADASFVLPVHMFSLIDDNAYLTTNLLVSADSDIQTLFEKGVRENAELLKKCALDQTVNRCLSLTEIDPEQWKETVVKTTSMINEGQVDKVVLAREVIAQSDSEISAFETLINLRDQQPNSFIFAFERGHKCFVGASPERLVRKQEDKLLSTCLAGSIKRGTHHEEDERLGKELLSDDKNREEHDYVVQMIRGALEEVAGSVNVPDQPSLYKGRDIQHLFTPVEVKKATDIPFLDVVGRLHPTPALGGLPQLRSVEIIREQERLDRGWYSAPIGWIDHFDQGEFAVAIRSGLISDNYASLFAGCGIVGDSDPESEYEETLIKLKPMLTALGGSTA; encoded by the coding sequence ATGGCAGTTGTTAAACAACATGAATTGCTCGAGAGGTTGGAGCGTGCCAAACAAAAAGCACAGATGACTCGAAATAAAATTCTTGTCAGTCATAGAATTCAGGTTGATACGATTGACCCGCTCGTCGTTTTTAAAAATGGCAGTTCATTATATAAAGGTGAACGATCCTTCTGGTCCGATTCAAATGGTAAATTGAGCCTTGTCGGAATCGGTGAGGCACTTCGATTGGATGTGGATGGAGAGGATCGTTTTTCAGAAATCAAAAAACAGTGGAAGGAGATTGTCGATCATCAGCTTGATGATTATGACACCACCTATGTTTATGGTACAGGTCCGATGCTTTTGGGGGGCTTTTCATTTGATACGCTTAAGGATAAGACTCCGTTATGGACCAATTATGCAGATGCAAGCTTCGTGCTGCCAGTTCATATGTTCTCGCTAATCGATGATAATGCGTATTTAACCACCAATCTGCTCGTAAGTGCTGACTCGGATATTCAAACACTTTTTGAAAAGGGTGTTCGTGAAAATGCTGAGCTGTTGAAGAAATGCGCGTTGGACCAAACAGTAAACCGATGCTTGAGTTTGACTGAAATTGATCCGGAACAATGGAAGGAAACGGTCGTCAAAACCACTTCCATGATCAATGAGGGCCAAGTCGATAAAGTGGTATTAGCAAGGGAAGTCATCGCACAGTCAGACTCTGAAATCTCAGCTTTCGAGACGCTTATCAATCTAAGGGATCAACAGCCGAACAGCTTCATTTTCGCTTTTGAGCGTGGACATAAATGTTTCGTTGGAGCTTCCCCTGAACGCCTTGTCAGAAAACAGGAGGATAAGCTGTTATCGACTTGTTTGGCAGGATCGATCAAGCGGGGGACTCATCATGAAGAAGATGAGCGTTTAGGTAAAGAGCTTCTTTCAGATGATAAAAATCGTGAAGAACACGATTATGTGGTACAGATGATCCGTGGCGCATTGGAAGAGGTTGCGGGTTCAGTGAATGTCCCTGATCAACCTTCCCTGTATAAAGGACGTGACATCCAGCATTTATTTACACCGGTAGAAGTCAAAAAAGCGACGGATATCCCTTTTCTCGATGTTGTAGGTCGTTTGCATCCGACTCCAGCATTAGGGGGGCTGCCTCAGCTTCGTTCGGTGGAAATCATCCGGGAGCAGGAACGGCTCGACCGTGGTTGGTATTCTGCACCGATTGGGTGGATCGACCATTTTGATCAAGGCGAATTCGCGGTTGCAATTCGCTCTGGTTTGATTTCGGATAATTACGCATCATTGTTTGCGGGATGCGGGATCGTCGGTGATTCCGATCCAGAGAGTGAGTATGAAGAAACACTCATCAAACTCAAGCCGATGCTAACAGCACTAGGAGGATCCACTGCATGA
- a CDS encoding 1,4-dihydroxy-2-naphthoate polyprenyltransferase, with the protein MPKNIESKWKIWYRQLRPHTLTASFIPVFIGAALANFYTTLNWLLLIAMLVASMLIQAATNLFNEYYDFKRGLDTSDSVGIGGGIVRDGISPKTVLNVGLAFFLLAILLGVYISATTSWWIAVIGSVSMAAGYFYTGGPYPIAYTPLGEVIAGFFMGFVIILISFYIQTGFITANSMLISIPISILIGAILMANNIRDLEGDKEKGRKTLAILLGHKRAVQFLGGMFAFSFAWILTMIFIGQASFWLLIVLVSIPKAINAVKLFHGEREPSKMMPAMIATAQTNTVFGFALTVGLIVSYLLQF; encoded by the coding sequence ATGCCGAAAAACATCGAATCCAAGTGGAAAATCTGGTATCGCCAGCTCCGGCCACACACGCTGACTGCGTCATTCATCCCTGTATTTATCGGTGCGGCTCTCGCTAATTTCTACACAACTTTAAACTGGTTACTGCTTATTGCAATGCTGGTCGCATCGATGTTGATTCAGGCCGCTACTAATCTATTCAACGAATATTATGATTTTAAACGTGGTCTCGACACATCAGACTCTGTTGGAATTGGCGGTGGTATCGTCCGCGATGGGATCTCACCGAAGACCGTCCTGAATGTGGGGCTTGCTTTCTTCCTTCTTGCCATTTTGCTTGGAGTCTATATCAGTGCAACAACCTCATGGTGGATCGCCGTTATCGGTTCAGTATCGATGGCTGCAGGTTATTTCTATACAGGAGGTCCATACCCGATCGCTTATACGCCGCTTGGTGAAGTGATTGCAGGATTTTTCATGGGATTTGTCATCATCCTGATCTCATTTTATATTCAGACTGGATTTATCACGGCGAATAGCATGCTGATTTCCATCCCAATCTCCATTCTGATCGGTGCGATCCTCATGGCGAACAACATCCGCGATCTAGAAGGAGATAAAGAAAAAGGAAGAAAAACATTAGCAATTTTACTTGGACATAAAAGAGCGGTCCAATTTCTCGGCGGGATGTTCGCCTTTTCATTCGCCTGGATCCTGACGATGATTTTCATCGGACAAGCCTCTTTCTGGCTATTGATCGTCCTTGTCAGTATTCCGAAGGCGATCAATGCCGTCAAGCTGTTCCATGGGGAACGCGAACCATCAAAAATGATGCCAGCGATGATTGCGACAGCACAAACGAACACAGTATTCGGCTTTGCATTGACTGTCGGTCTGATCGTAAGCTATCTTCTCCAATTTTAA
- a CDS encoding hotdog fold thioesterase, whose amino-acid sequence MDLSKTLVNALGMEVIEATKDCVKITMPVDERTKQPMGFLHGGASVALAETAASIGGALNVNLETHNVFGIEINANHIKSKREGFVTGTALPVHKGRTTMVWEIKVTDENEELICISRCTIGVVEMKK is encoded by the coding sequence ATGGACTTATCTAAAACACTTGTAAATGCACTAGGAATGGAAGTAATCGAGGCAACTAAGGATTGTGTAAAAATTACGATGCCCGTCGATGAACGAACGAAACAACCGATGGGATTTTTACATGGCGGGGCATCTGTGGCGCTTGCAGAAACCGCCGCCAGCATCGGTGGGGCATTGAATGTCAATCTGGAAACGCACAATGTTTTTGGCATTGAAATTAATGCCAATCATATCAAAAGCAAGCGTGAGGGCTTCGTTACAGGCACCGCACTTCCCGTTCATAAAGGCCGAACGACGATGGTCTGGGAAATCAAAGTGACTGATGAAAATGAAGAGTTGATCTGTATATCCCGGTGTACAATCGGCGTTGTGGAGATGAAGAAATGA
- a CDS encoding ABC transporter permease produces MRFKDQFQFVRKNMKKNKTRIFMTVLATAMGCAFLIVLASVGFGLQKSIVEEITQDRLMTEIQVHGKEMNGEEGINGITMEDIDYFESVDHVKTVTRRQQVEQQGDFRLGEYRTEGTPVVVDYPSETKAGFELSEGRLPESDDEVVIGYDFANSLAKWNGEEPPPLNEDGTVKEGNAYDGELIGKTLDMKVMKYEDGEEKSKIFQLKVVGVGKKPTREWMRDQNVFISEKVLADIEAFTGTPNGMVVTPDIPEEHRPSLENREERVYNQVAIFADDTENVKAISEELKEKNYFTYSVVNEMEQINLVFLIVKSGLIFIGTIAILIASIGIYNTMTMAVTERAPDIGIMKAIGANPSTIKRIFLIESSYIGLLGALFGTIVAYLITFVVNWALPIILSNAFGEPIPGDFKFSHIPWILPLICVSICLIVTIISGHRPAKRATKVDVLKAMRREV; encoded by the coding sequence ATGAGGTTCAAAGATCAGTTTCAATTCGTCCGTAAAAATATGAAGAAGAACAAAACACGTATATTCATGACGGTTCTTGCTACCGCCATGGGTTGCGCGTTCTTGATCGTCCTGGCATCAGTCGGTTTTGGTCTGCAAAAATCAATCGTGGAGGAAATTACACAAGATCGGTTGATGACTGAAATCCAGGTCCATGGAAAAGAAATGAATGGAGAAGAAGGAATTAATGGAATTACGATGGAGGACATCGACTATTTCGAATCCGTGGATCATGTAAAAACAGTAACAAGAAGACAGCAGGTTGAACAACAAGGTGATTTTCGCCTGGGAGAATATCGTACAGAGGGCACACCTGTTGTTGTGGATTATCCATCGGAAACAAAGGCGGGATTTGAACTTTCAGAGGGTAGATTGCCTGAATCAGACGATGAAGTGGTGATCGGCTATGACTTTGCAAACAGTTTAGCGAAGTGGAATGGGGAAGAACCTCCTCCACTTAATGAAGATGGAACCGTAAAAGAAGGCAATGCATACGATGGTGAACTTATAGGTAAGACTTTGGACATGAAGGTCATGAAATATGAAGATGGGGAAGAAAAGAGCAAGATATTCCAACTTAAGGTTGTAGGCGTTGGGAAAAAGCCGACAAGAGAATGGATGCGAGATCAGAACGTATTCATATCGGAAAAAGTTTTAGCAGATATCGAAGCGTTCACAGGTACGCCAAATGGAATGGTAGTTACTCCTGACATACCTGAAGAACATAGACCTTCATTAGAAAATAGGGAAGAAAGAGTTTATAACCAGGTGGCCATCTTTGCGGATGATACTGAAAACGTAAAAGCGATTTCTGAAGAACTGAAAGAGAAGAACTATTTCACTTATTCAGTGGTAAATGAAATGGAACAAATCAATTTGGTCTTCTTAATTGTGAAGAGCGGATTGATATTCATCGGAACAATTGCGATCCTTATTGCCTCGATCGGTATTTACAATACGATGACGATGGCTGTCACAGAAAGGGCACCTGATATTGGCATCATGAAGGCGATTGGTGCTAATCCATCGACGATCAAGCGGATCTTTTTGATTGAAAGCAGTTATATCGGTCTTCTTGGAGCTTTATTTGGAACGATTGTCGCCTATTTGATCACATTTGTAGTCAATTGGGCGTTGCCGATTATATTAAGTAATGCGTTTGGTGAACCGATTCCTGGGGATTTCAAATTTTCACATATCCCATGGATACTACCATTGATCTGTGTGAGCATCTGTCTGATCGTGACAATCATCTCTGGGCATAGACCAGCAAAACGAGCTACGAAAGTAGACGTGTTGAAAGCGATGAGAAGGGAAGTTTAA
- a CDS encoding ABC transporter ATP-binding protein: protein MIEVKGLSHQFKIGKKGKETVIPVLDDINLKVNAGEIVTIVGRSGSGKSTLLNLISGYIQPTEGEIFIDNQKVTDFNESKWADFRLNNLGFIFQSFQLIPSMTAFENVELALTLKGVKEKERKAQTEKMFKKVGLEKFMDHYPSELSGGQQQRVSIARALILNPPIILADEPTGSLDSETEDELLDFIKQLNHELGITFLIITHDDKVAQIGDRVIEIVDGALDEEAYAS, encoded by the coding sequence ATGATCGAAGTCAAGGGACTCAGCCATCAGTTCAAGATTGGCAAGAAGGGCAAAGAAACGGTGATCCCTGTGCTGGATGATATAAATCTGAAAGTTAATGCTGGTGAGATCGTGACCATTGTCGGTCGAAGCGGTTCAGGTAAATCGACTTTGCTTAATTTAATAAGTGGCTATATCCAACCAACTGAAGGTGAAATTTTTATCGATAATCAAAAGGTCACTGATTTTAACGAAAGTAAATGGGCGGATTTCCGTTTGAATAATCTTGGGTTCATTTTTCAAAGCTTTCAATTGATTCCGAGCATGACAGCTTTCGAAAATGTGGAGTTGGCGCTAACCTTAAAAGGGGTCAAGGAGAAAGAGCGAAAAGCACAAACCGAAAAGATGTTCAAAAAGGTAGGATTGGAAAAGTTCATGGACCATTATCCAAGTGAACTATCCGGCGGTCAGCAGCAACGGGTCAGTATTGCGAGAGCACTGATTTTGAATCCGCCGATCATCCTCGCTGATGAGCCCACAGGAAGCTTGGACAGTGAAACTGAAGACGAACTGCTGGATTTTATCAAGCAGCTCAATCATGAATTGGGCATCACTTTCTTAATCATCACTCATGATGATAAGGTCGCTCAAATCGGTGACCGTGTCATTGAAATCGTCGATGGCGCGCTAGATGAGGAGGCTTATGCATCATGA
- a CDS encoding S8 family serine peptidase codes for MKRLLSIVTTAVLMVSIFASGVFAAGQEENQSNEKLRVLISSTNENALRSAGENYGKRWDFAEKGFTTNVTEKQYEGLKKNKNLEVSLVNKVYLDKVSQNATRTATPSDQTPWGMEAMYNDSNLTATSGGDGVRVAVLDTGTYTDHVDLVENVEQCKDFSSNRSPILDGKCDDKNGHGTHVAGTVLANGGADGQGVYGVAPESKLWAYKVLGNSGFGYSDDIANAIKHAADQGNSLGVNVVISMSLGSSSKDALISDAVTYAMNNGALVIAAAGNDGPNPDTIGFPGGLADAVAVAALENVQENGTYRVADFSSRGNPNTDGDYVIQERDVEVSAPGRAIESTWKDGAYNTISGTSMATPHISGLAAKIWAENPSLSNSALRTELQNRAKANDILGGQYAGSGDDIASGFGFPTVQ; via the coding sequence ATGAAACGCTTATTGTCAATCGTGACGACGGCTGTTTTGATGGTATCAATCTTTGCGTCAGGGGTATTTGCGGCCGGACAAGAAGAAAACCAATCAAATGAAAAGTTGAGAGTTTTGATTTCATCCACAAATGAGAACGCCTTGAGATCTGCTGGAGAAAACTACGGTAAACGATGGGATTTTGCTGAAAAAGGATTCACGACGAATGTGACTGAAAAACAATACGAGGGACTCAAGAAGAATAAGAACCTTGAGGTCTCACTTGTCAATAAAGTCTATTTAGATAAAGTAAGTCAAAATGCAACACGTACTGCTACACCTTCCGATCAGACGCCATGGGGAATGGAGGCGATGTATAATGACTCCAACCTTACTGCTACAAGTGGTGGAGATGGTGTCCGTGTAGCCGTATTGGATACTGGTACTTATACTGATCATGTGGATCTAGTTGAAAACGTAGAACAATGTAAGGACTTCAGTTCTAACCGTTCCCCGATTTTAGATGGAAAATGTGATGATAAAAACGGGCATGGGACACATGTTGCCGGAACTGTTTTAGCAAATGGTGGCGCTGATGGACAAGGTGTTTACGGTGTGGCTCCAGAATCCAAGCTTTGGGCATACAAAGTGTTAGGAAACAGTGGGTTCGGTTATTCCGATGACATCGCAAATGCAATCAAGCATGCTGCTGACCAAGGAAATAGTCTTGGTGTGAATGTCGTCATTTCCATGTCACTTGGATCAAGCTCGAAGGATGCTCTTATTTCGGATGCAGTTACGTATGCAATGAATAACGGTGCTTTGGTTATTGCTGCTGCAGGAAATGACGGACCGAATCCTGATACGATCGGTTTCCCTGGTGGACTTGCGGACGCGGTGGCAGTTGCAGCACTTGAAAATGTCCAAGAAAACGGAACCTATCGTGTAGCTGATTTCTCATCTCGTGGAAATCCTAATACAGATGGAGATTATGTCATCCAAGAAAGAGATGTAGAAGTATCAGCGCCTGGCCGTGCGATCGAATCGACTTGGAAGGATGGCGCTTATAATACGATCAGTGGAACTTCCATGGCAACACCACACATTTCTGGTTTAGCGGCGAAAATCTGGGCAGAGAACCCATCATTATCGAATTCAGCTCTTAGAACTGAACTTCAAAACCGAGCAAAAGCAAATGACATCCTGGGCGGACAATATGCTGGCAGTGGTGATGATATCGCTTCTGGATTTGGTTTCCCGACAGTTCAATAA
- a CDS encoding ThiF family adenylyltransferase — MDDRYSRHTRFSKIGRSGQEKIRKKHVVLIGAGALGTSCAEMLVRAGIGTLTIVDRDYVEWSNLQRQQLYTEADAENQMPKSVAAKTRLSDINRDVVIHERLEETNAATIEEQIKGADLIIDATDNFETRMLINDAAQKWRIPWIYGACTGSHGLTYTIVPGETPCLACLLGKIPSGGDTCDTTGIISPAVQMVTAHQVSEAFKILVEDFGALRKKVVYFDLWHNQHTLLKVERLKNPHCLSCGPEASYPYLDERLSSKSAVLCGRDTVQIRPLPGVSIDRNRLESKLSQLTSKIRSNEYLLQVEIEDTRMVIFKDNRVLIHGTKDLNKAKALYNRYITG, encoded by the coding sequence ATGGATGATCGCTACTCAAGACATACACGATTTTCAAAAATCGGTCGATCGGGACAGGAAAAAATAAGAAAGAAACATGTTGTCTTGATAGGTGCCGGAGCACTTGGGACAAGCTGTGCCGAAATGCTGGTCCGGGCTGGCATAGGTACACTGACGATTGTGGATCGGGATTACGTTGAATGGAGTAATCTTCAAAGGCAACAGTTATATACAGAAGCTGATGCGGAAAACCAAATGCCGAAATCTGTTGCTGCGAAAACACGCCTATCTGATATCAATCGGGATGTTGTAATCCATGAACGATTAGAAGAGACGAACGCGGCGACAATCGAAGAACAAATAAAGGGGGCAGATTTGATCATCGATGCCACCGACAATTTTGAAACACGGATGCTTATCAATGATGCGGCTCAGAAGTGGCGGATCCCATGGATTTATGGAGCGTGTACAGGAAGCCATGGGTTGACGTATACGATTGTTCCGGGTGAAACACCATGCTTGGCTTGCCTTTTAGGTAAGATTCCATCAGGTGGTGATACGTGTGACACGACTGGTATCATATCACCTGCTGTACAAATGGTGACAGCTCATCAGGTCTCCGAAGCTTTTAAAATATTAGTCGAGGATTTTGGCGCACTTCGAAAAAAGGTTGTCTATTTTGATTTATGGCATAATCAGCATACATTGTTAAAAGTTGAGCGTCTGAAAAATCCCCATTGCTTGAGCTGTGGTCCAGAAGCTAGCTATCCCTATCTAGATGAGCGGTTGAGTTCAAAATCAGCGGTTTTATGTGGAAGGGACACCGTGCAAATCCGGCCGTTACCTGGAGTTTCGATTGATCGAAATAGGCTGGAAAGTAAATTGTCTCAACTGACTTCAAAAATCCGAAGCAATGAGTACTTGCTGCAAGTCGAAATTGAAGACACCAGGATGGTCATTTTCAAAGATAACCGGGTCTTGATTCATGGAACGAAAGACCTTAACAAAGCAAAAGCGTTATACAATCGATATATAACTGGATAG
- a CDS encoding H-type small acid-soluble spore protein, with amino-acid sequence MNAGRAKQILESPNEISVHYRGNPVWIQQVDETGNTARVYTREDPDNEMTVNVANLEEV; translated from the coding sequence ATGAACGCAGGAAGAGCAAAACAAATATTAGAATCACCAAATGAAATCAGTGTACATTACCGCGGAAATCCAGTCTGGATCCAACAAGTTGATGAAACTGGCAATACAGCCCGCGTTTACACAAGAGAGGATCCGGACAACGAAATGACAGTGAACGTCGCTAACTTAGAGGAAGTATAA
- a CDS encoding response regulator transcription factor: MENQIKLFLVDDHEMVRRGLSSYLMTDPSFEIIGEASSGNEAVQKLKGLDPDVVLMDLIMENGNGIDATKEVIKILPDCRIIILTSFYDDERVFPAIEAGAFSYVLKTASADEISETIKKAYAGESVIESKVAQKMMNRFRTKDALPHHELTKRELEVLALIGDGKTNQEIGDTLFIGIKTVKTHVSNILSKLDVSDRTQAAIYANRHNLSS; this comes from the coding sequence ATGGAAAATCAGATTAAGCTTTTTCTGGTAGATGATCACGAAATGGTAAGAAGGGGATTAAGTTCGTATTTGATGACTGATCCATCCTTTGAAATCATCGGTGAAGCATCAAGTGGTAATGAAGCTGTACAAAAACTGAAAGGACTAGACCCGGATGTCGTGCTGATGGACCTGATTATGGAAAATGGAAATGGAATCGATGCAACAAAAGAAGTAATCAAGATTCTTCCGGATTGTAGAATCATCATTCTCACAAGCTTTTATGATGATGAGCGGGTATTTCCAGCTATTGAAGCAGGGGCGTTCAGTTATGTACTTAAAACAGCTTCCGCTGATGAAATATCAGAAACGATAAAAAAAGCCTATGCAGGTGAATCAGTGATCGAGTCCAAAGTCGCGCAAAAAATGATGAACAGGTTCAGAACGAAAGATGCATTGCCGCATCACGAACTGACGAAGAGAGAACTTGAAGTGCTGGCTTTAATCGGTGATGGGAAAACAAATCAAGAGATCGGTGATACTTTATTCATTGGAATCAAAACAGTCAAGACCCATGTCAGTAACATCTTAAGTAAATTGGACGTCTCAGACCGTACACAAGCGGCAATCTATGCAAATCGGCACAACCTCTCAAGTTAA
- a CDS encoding sensor histidine kinase codes for MSENHNGVRRLFYRTHLLNAVYTTVLIFFLFQILYFFNPAADRIVISLVVSIAVFVLSFILGIYFSFRKGQSLINRLNEISVGITKLSRGNYDYRISDSEEDEVGVISAEINQLSDKIQKQVQSLQKLANEKAEYAEKVHTAATIEERQRLARDLHDAVSQQLFALNMMSSAALKLFETHPERAKTQIEQVVEMANKAQGEMRALLLHLRPIDLSGEKLHSGIRDLVKELQQKSGIEIQSEINEIPELSRGIEDHLFRLMQEGFANALRHSQATKITIKLDSNQKHIRIHLRDNGVGFDLKQKKKTSYGLKTMQERCDEIGGIFSITSAKGQGTAIDVKVPIEKGDDSDGKSD; via the coding sequence ATGAGCGAGAATCATAATGGAGTCAGGAGACTCTTTTACAGAACACATTTATTGAATGCAGTTTACACGACTGTTCTGATCTTCTTCCTATTTCAGATCCTCTATTTTTTCAACCCCGCGGCTGATCGAATTGTGATCAGTCTCGTGGTTTCTATTGCTGTGTTTGTCCTTTCATTCATCTTAGGAATCTACTTCAGCTTTCGGAAAGGGCAAAGTTTGATCAATCGTCTAAATGAGATCTCAGTAGGAATCACCAAATTATCACGCGGAAATTATGACTATCGTATTAGTGATAGCGAAGAGGATGAAGTCGGCGTCATCTCTGCAGAAATCAATCAGCTTTCTGACAAAATCCAAAAGCAAGTCCAATCATTACAAAAGCTTGCGAATGAAAAAGCTGAATACGCTGAAAAAGTACATACGGCGGCAACCATCGAGGAAAGGCAACGGTTGGCGCGAGATCTGCATGATGCCGTCAGTCAACAGTTATTCGCTCTGAATATGATGTCATCAGCTGCATTGAAGTTGTTTGAAACCCATCCTGAACGAGCTAAAACTCAGATCGAACAAGTCGTTGAGATGGCGAATAAGGCACAGGGTGAGATGAGAGCGTTACTTTTACATCTACGGCCAATTGATCTCTCAGGTGAAAAATTGCATAGCGGAATCCGGGACCTGGTTAAAGAGCTTCAACAAAAATCCGGGATTGAAATCCAGTCGGAAATAAATGAAATCCCTGAATTGTCGCGTGGGATTGAAGACCACTTGTTCAGGTTGATGCAGGAAGGATTTGCGAACGCCTTGAGACACTCTCAGGCAACAAAAATCACCATCAAACTTGATAGCAACCAGAAACATATCCGTATACATCTACGGGATAATGGTGTCGGCTTCGACCTGAAGCAAAAGAAAAAGACATCTTATGGATTAAAAACGATGCAAGAACGTTGTGATGAGATTGGCGGAATCTTCTCCATAACATCTGCGAAAGGCCAGGGGACTGCTATTGATGTCAAAGTTCCAATTGAAAAAGGGGATGATAGCGATGGAAAATCAGATTAA
- the liaF gene encoding cell wall-active antibiotics response protein LiaF, producing the protein MKLRSGGQFVVAVIFVLIGSMLLLVNLGLITMEIDEAFVFLYPFVILLLGLKWLLEAMFTKGRRGSWFMGLFLSVIGVLLVGDRLGFMEFRFEQILNLWPLLLVYIGIRMLWGRGSKITVNGKKKHSKSNFVTDVSMKDENWHVEDMDEWNGVADFDFDYTRAFIPDKETTIQLGGWVGDIKILIPEDVEFCVTSNTKVGDIKIGNYKKDGLLKEAKYKTEGYDEATRKLTFDFKFQVLDLKINRV; encoded by the coding sequence ATGAAATTGAGGTCTGGAGGACAATTTGTAGTAGCTGTAATTTTTGTGCTGATTGGATCCATGTTGCTTCTTGTCAACTTGGGTTTAATTACTATGGAAATAGATGAAGCGTTTGTTTTCTTGTATCCTTTTGTAATATTGTTGCTTGGTTTGAAGTGGTTATTGGAAGCGATGTTCACAAAAGGACGTCGGGGAAGCTGGTTCATGGGACTGTTTTTGTCGGTCATTGGTGTTTTGCTGGTCGGTGATCGTTTAGGATTCATGGAGTTCCGATTTGAACAAATTCTTAACTTATGGCCGTTATTATTAGTGTATATCGGAATTCGGATGCTCTGGGGAAGAGGATCGAAAATTACAGTCAATGGGAAAAAGAAACATTCGAAAAGTAACTTTGTCACAGATGTTTCGATGAAGGATGAGAATTGGCATGTAGAAGATATGGATGAGTGGAACGGTGTAGCTGACTTTGATTTCGATTACACCCGGGCCTTCATCCCAGATAAAGAAACGACCATCCAATTAGGCGGATGGGTGGGTGATATTAAAATCTTGATTCCAGAGGATGTCGAGTTTTGTGTTACATCCAACACTAAGGTTGGGGATATCAAAATCGGCAATTATAAAAAAGACGGTTTGTTGAAAGAGGCGAAGTATAAAACAGAAGGTTATGATGAAGCAACTAGGAAACTGACATTTGATTTCAAGTTTCAAGTTTTGGATTTGAAAATAAACCGGGTCTAG
- a CDS encoding cold-shock protein, with amino-acid sequence MAFFSKNQQEPIPEVETKVWSCTNDNCSGWMRDGLTFDSDPACPLCNSPMKSEVRILPELS; translated from the coding sequence ATGGCATTTTTCTCAAAGAATCAACAAGAACCAATCCCTGAAGTGGAAACGAAAGTTTGGAGCTGTACAAACGATAATTGTTCTGGATGGATGAGAGATGGGTTGACGTTTGATTCTGACCCAGCTTGTCCACTCTGTAATTCACCAATGAAGTCGGAAGTGCGAATATTACCGGAACTATCATAA
- a CDS encoding HU family DNA-binding protein: MNKRDLIQQVAEQTGLSKKHSTTAVNAVIDAITQRLTNGENVQLIGFGSFEVRERQARKGRNPQTGQVIQIPATRTPAFKPGKQLKEAVRA, encoded by the coding sequence ATGAACAAACGTGATTTGATTCAACAGGTTGCTGAACAAACAGGATTATCCAAAAAACATTCAACTACAGCTGTCAATGCAGTTATTGATGCGATTACTCAAAGACTAACAAACGGAGAAAACGTTCAGCTGATCGGGTTTGGTAGTTTTGAAGTCCGTGAACGCCAAGCAAGAAAAGGACGTAATCCACAGACAGGTCAAGTCATTCAAATTCCTGCAACACGTACTCCAGCATTCAAGCCTGGTAAACAGCTGAAAGAAGCAGTAAGAGCATAG